One Mycoplasma wenyonii str. Massachusetts DNA window includes the following coding sequences:
- a CDS encoding TatD family hydrolase — protein sequence MEIFETHVHFTSREFSAYYERLISLEANFLYLNVATSLSESKEVIEQAKKFEKLYCAIGIHPLYLSEVNKEMKEVINQLEEIIQRNKGKVLAIGEIGLDFYRVTKEESYEQQIKWLDAQLQLARKYNLSSVLHIRNAMTEAIEFLKQQPSFYGIIHSFYGTKENLRELLELSKDCFISFSPLIFRDIERFRELISETPIDRLLVESDSPYLALGPTICRSILRVISEVKKIELSELKKIVLDNSKRALKLLK from the coding sequence ATGGAGATATTTGAAACACATGTTCACTTTACTTCTAGGGAGTTTAGTGCTTATTATGAGAGACTAATAAGCTTAGAAGCTAACTTTCTGTATCTGAATGTTGCAACTTCTTTAAGTGAATCTAAAGAGGTAATAGAACAAGCTAAAAAGTTTGAGAAGCTCTATTGTGCAATTGGAATTCATCCTTTATACCTCTCTGAAGTAAATAAGGAAATGAAAGAAGTTATTAATCAGTTGGAGGAGATAATTCAGAGAAACAAAGGCAAGGTGTTAGCTATTGGGGAGATAGGATTGGATTTCTACAGAGTAACTAAAGAAGAAAGTTATGAGCAACAAATAAAGTGATTAGATGCTCAGTTACAGCTGGCTAGAAAATACAACTTAAGTTCTGTATTACATATAAGAAATGCAATGACTGAAGCTATTGAGTTCTTAAAGCAACAGCCTAGCTTCTATGGAATTATTCACTCTTTTTATGGAACTAAAGAGAATTTAAGAGAGTTATTGGAACTCTCAAAAGATTGCTTTATCTCCTTTTCACCTTTGATCTTTAGGGATATTGAGAGATTTAGGGAGTTAATCTCTGAAACTCCTATAGATAGATTGTTGGTTGAGAGTGACTCTCCCTATTTAGCTCTTGGTCCTACAATCTGTAGATCTATCTTAAGAGTTATCTCAGAGGTTAAGAAAATTGAACTTTCAGAGCTCAAAAAGATAGTGTTAGATAACAGCAAAAGAGCTCTAAAACTACTAAAATAA
- a CDS encoding GTPase, whose protein sequence is MQLTNKATKYLPLYLHKSFKHISNLMPYISLILLVVDGRVPQLKELYIKEIKRKWANKEILVIFSKQDLLPYPKPEHSFDLRKPSSKRAILRLINSKLKSLTLSTKESTNSLIIMGGANSGKSSLINLLIGRKKVKKSPEAGTTRGITRHKIPATPLLIYDSPGLFPTNLNKELRILFRLLNFLPATEGGQEVIGEWAYNYLIGSHPDKLQKLLPNSLENLSYHSFLKALAQRYRLLEKRGELSLELAEQKFLQLIRNGTIGNLYWLMPPPLGNEFQRETSK, encoded by the coding sequence GTGCAACTAACTAATAAAGCTACTAAATATCTTCCACTATATCTCCACAAGTCTTTCAAACATATCTCAAATTTAATGCCTTATATCTCCCTAATTCTTTTAGTAGTAGACGGTAGAGTTCCACAACTAAAAGAGCTCTATATCAAAGAAATAAAGAGAAAGTGAGCAAACAAAGAGATATTAGTTATCTTCTCTAAACAGGACTTGCTTCCTTATCCCAAACCGGAACACTCTTTTGATCTTCGAAAACCTAGTTCCAAGAGAGCCATTCTTAGACTAATCAACTCTAAGTTAAAGTCTCTGACTTTGAGCACTAAAGAGTCCACTAACTCTCTCATTATTATGGGAGGGGCAAATAGTGGCAAGTCTAGCCTAATTAATTTATTAATAGGAAGAAAAAAGGTCAAGAAGTCTCCAGAGGCTGGTACTACTAGAGGCATTACTAGACATAAGATACCTGCGACCCCACTCCTAATCTATGACAGCCCAGGTCTATTCCCGACTAACTTAAATAAAGAGCTGAGAATATTATTTAGACTCTTGAATTTCCTTCCCGCGACAGAGGGAGGGCAAGAAGTCATAGGAGAGTGAGCCTATAACTATCTGATTGGCTCTCATCCAGATAAATTGCAAAAACTATTACCTAATTCCCTAGAGAATCTCAGTTACCACTCTTTCTTAAAAGCCTTAGCTCAAAGATATAGATTATTAGAGAAAAGGGGAGAACTTTCTTTAGAGCTAGCTGAACAAAAGTTTCTTCAGCTAATAAGAAATGGAACTATAGGTAATCTTTACTGGTTAATGCCCCCCCCGCTAGGTAATGAGTTCCAGAGGGAAACATCCAAATAA
- the rpsT gene encoding 30S ribosomal protein S20, with translation MAVKKKVNSRAKSRAKELKKERVRYELRRRAKKQIKKQLSFVVETNNLTEEIIKEKQGALSLLYKTLDSKQSKGLITKGRANRLKSKSTKKLNQLISSDA, from the coding sequence ATGGCTGTTAAGAAGAAAGTTAATTCTAGAGCTAAGTCCAGAGCAAAAGAGTTAAAGAAAGAGAGAGTTAGATACGAACTTAGAAGAAGAGCTAAGAAACAAATAAAGAAGCAATTAAGTTTTGTTGTTGAGACCAATAATTTAACTGAAGAAATTATTAAAGAAAAACAAGGAGCTCTCTCTCTCCTCTACAAAACCTTAGATAGTAAGCAAAGCAAAGGCTTAATTACTAAAGGTAGAGCCAATAGACTTAAGTCCAAAAGTACTAAAAAATTAAATCAACTAATTAGTTCAGATGCATAA
- a CDS encoding DUF5385 family protein, whose amino-acid sequence MTGSSVFSILPVFCVIGAFYFITKKKREQQSKQLSRKDDIWYVVKEYLKLSGRQGHKLADLSLYPRAQSISTLREYIFEVRQTLRVENARLQGIKLKAKKPSKLNQLLPFVQKPIKVFPKEEKYQRQIELKTLVLLAEKFSAYREYLDIYKQAIKSEKFLELVKKKLIGEALSKLTKQKKKIISRNRYLVCFRTIDKNHFLTPWEAIEIELFKNPKKNSKEKYKILFTSALNYNEELHWIYAMQLKYLRDKKNVEKRSIEAQRELERKQKRKEKLNKFFRLNKSQKKS is encoded by the coding sequence GTGACTGGTAGCTCTGTTTTTTCAATTCTTCCAGTCTTTTGTGTCATCGGAGCTTTCTACTTTATTACTAAAAAAAAGAGAGAGCAACAATCAAAACAACTAAGTAGAAAGGATGATATTTGGTATGTAGTTAAAGAGTACTTAAAGCTCTCAGGCAGACAAGGACACAAATTAGCAGACCTTTCTCTTTATCCTAGAGCTCAATCTATTTCAACTCTAAGAGAATATATCTTTGAGGTTAGGCAAACTCTAAGAGTAGAGAATGCAAGACTCCAAGGAATTAAGTTAAAGGCTAAGAAACCTTCTAAGTTAAATCAACTACTACCTTTTGTTCAAAAACCTATAAAGGTATTTCCTAAAGAAGAGAAATATCAAAGACAAATAGAGCTAAAGACTTTGGTTTTGTTAGCAGAGAAATTCTCTGCTTACAGAGAATACCTAGATATTTATAAACAAGCTATTAAGTCTGAAAAATTCCTAGAGCTAGTTAAGAAAAAATTAATTGGAGAGGCTCTCTCTAAGCTAACTAAGCAAAAAAAGAAGATCATTTCAAGAAATAGATATTTAGTTTGTTTCAGAACTATAGATAAGAATCACTTCTTAACTCCCTGAGAAGCCATAGAAATTGAGCTATTTAAAAATCCAAAGAAAAATTCCAAAGAGAAATACAAAATATTATTTACTTCTGCACTAAATTACAATGAAGAGCTTCACTGAATTTATGCAATGCAACTTAAATATCTAAGAGATAAAAAGAATGTAGAAAAGAGAAGTATAGAGGCTCAAAGAGAGTTAGAGAGAAAGCAAAAAAGAAAAGAGAAGCTTAATAAATTCTTTAGACTAAATAAATCTCAAAAAAAGAGCTAA
- a CDS encoding DUF2779 domain-containing protein, with protein sequence MLYYKGSWSLLLLSYSAKPNSTYLSKFLFFFLSLKKYLGIEIQEFVIAWFNESGQLQLSNYLPTVKKVTKSTIPDYFKISRALGLPEFRVKSPFTFVEQTWAGNDSNGAEQKREKIVEALLEMKEEFPKRLQQLTQLAKRLLENIPEELEILSEWHKTINWEREFELDNLETNHQIFLKLMLFEPDSASYKQVLSFLYPKLPILSSSITSLKGFKGIFELIRKLDINSFPESTRVEGFWDYLLSFAYSSFFGMEEEVNHHSLYSKEGYKKLKKELLEIEWKVYYDFESYEDTLTQLSLQIFRGKELYLKENLILEGKEELEEFERELILKLATPFSQLALELKELKKKVVYISFNKTFECEWLKKLFDKYKEKNRKLAILVQFIQLLTIDLSDWFKCSKNLSLNLIGPLEGAHSLKKLTKLVAEKKYSEIEMVQEGRTAQLLYFYFYLFEDPLSNKHLAPNSWIVKERGPSPLKEQLKAYCELDVENMVLAVNWLKKEYKSQKYQLVSQEDILSFISYLKNQPPSALAQLIKNYAIWRINYHS encoded by the coding sequence TTGCTTTACTACAAGGGAAGTTGAAGCTTACTCTTACTTTCTTATTCCGCAAAACCTAACTCAACTTATCTATCTAAATTTCTTTTTTTCTTTCTCTCTTTAAAGAAATATCTGGGAATAGAAATTCAAGAATTTGTAATTGCTTGATTTAATGAGTCAGGTCAACTTCAACTATCTAATTACCTTCCAACAGTTAAGAAAGTAACAAAGAGTACCATACCCGATTATTTCAAGATTTCAAGAGCTTTAGGACTTCCAGAGTTTAGAGTAAAGAGTCCTTTTACATTTGTAGAACAAACTTGAGCGGGAAATGACTCAAATGGAGCAGAGCAAAAAAGAGAGAAGATAGTAGAAGCCTTGTTGGAAATGAAAGAGGAATTCCCAAAAAGACTACAACAACTAACTCAACTAGCTAAAAGACTTTTAGAAAATATCCCAGAAGAGCTAGAGATACTCTCGGAGTGACACAAAACAATCAATTGAGAAAGAGAATTTGAGCTAGACAATCTAGAAACCAATCATCAAATCTTTTTGAAATTAATGTTGTTTGAACCAGACTCTGCTAGTTACAAGCAAGTATTGAGTTTTTTGTACCCCAAACTTCCTATTCTCTCCTCTTCAATTACTAGTCTTAAGGGATTTAAGGGAATTTTTGAGTTAATAAGAAAACTAGATATTAACTCTTTTCCAGAGAGTACTAGAGTTGAAGGTTTCTGAGATTATCTATTATCTTTCGCTTATTCCAGTTTTTTTGGAATGGAGGAGGAGGTTAATCATCACTCTTTGTACTCTAAAGAAGGCTACAAGAAATTAAAAAAAGAGCTTTTAGAGATTGAGTGAAAGGTCTACTATGACTTCGAGTCCTATGAAGATACTCTCACTCAACTCTCTCTTCAGATCTTTAGAGGGAAAGAACTCTATCTCAAGGAAAACCTAATACTAGAAGGGAAAGAAGAGTTAGAAGAGTTTGAAAGAGAGCTCATCTTGAAATTAGCCACTCCCTTCTCTCAACTAGCTTTAGAACTCAAAGAGCTAAAGAAAAAAGTAGTTTATATCTCCTTCAATAAGACTTTTGAGTGTGAGTGATTAAAAAAACTTTTTGATAAATACAAAGAGAAAAATAGAAAACTTGCTATCTTGGTCCAATTTATTCAACTACTAACCATTGACTTAAGTGATTGATTTAAATGCTCAAAAAATCTCTCACTTAACTTAATAGGTCCACTAGAAGGAGCTCACAGCCTAAAAAAACTAACTAAGTTAGTTGCTGAAAAGAAATATTCAGAGATAGAGATGGTTCAAGAAGGTAGAACTGCTCAACTCTTATATTTCTACTTCTATCTCTTTGAAGATCCATTAAGCAATAAACATTTAGCCCCTAATAGTTGAATAGTTAAGGAAAGAGGGCCTTCTCCTCTAAAAGAACAACTCAAAGCATATTGTGAGTTAGATGTTGAGAATATGGTCTTAGCTGTGAATTGACTTAAGAAAGAATACAAAAGCCAAAAATATCAACTAGTAAGCCAAGAAGATATTCTAAGCTTTATTAGTTATTTAAAGAATCAACCCCCTTCCGCTTTAGCCCAGTTAATTAAGAATTATGCAATCTGAAGAATTAACTACCATTCTTAA